In one Lycium barbarum isolate Lr01 chromosome 7, ASM1917538v2, whole genome shotgun sequence genomic region, the following are encoded:
- the LOC132602864 gene encoding defensin-like protein: MARSVCFMAFLVLAMMVFVAYEVQAQNICKAKSQTFKGICITDSSCRKACITEKFTDGHCSKLQRKCLCTKPCVFDENISNEAKLTLTEKAKTLTEVVLEEEIMME; this comes from the exons ATGGCTCGCTCCGTTTGCTTCATGGCATTTCTGGTCTTGGCAATGATGGTCTTTGTTGCCTATG AGGTGCAAGCTCAGAACATTTGCAAAGCAAAAAGCCAGACTTTTAAAGGAATATGCATTACCGACAGTTCATGCAGAAAAGCTTGCATCACAGAGAAGTTTACTGATGGACATTGTAGCAAACTCCAAAGAAAATGCCTATGCACTAAGCCATGTGTATTTGATGAGAATATTTCAAATGAAGCTAAGTTGACTTTGACTGAGAAAGCaaaaactttaactgaagttGTGCTTGAAGAAGAGATCATGATGGAGTAA